The DNA sequence GTGGAGCACGGCCGGGCCGACGCGCTCCAGCTCCGCCTCCAGGCGCGCCCGGATCGCCGGGTCGGTGCCGGGGAAGTCGAGGTCGTCGAGCACGGCCCGCACGTACAGGCCGGAGCCGCCGACCAGGATCGGCACCCTGCCCGCGGCGCGCAGCTCGTCGACGATGCGCCGGGCGGCGCGCTGGTACTCGGCGACGCTCGCGGTCTTGGTGACCGGCCAGATGTCGAGCAGGTGGTGCGGCACGCCGCGCCGCTCGGCCACGGTGAGCTTCGCCGTACCGATGTCCATGCCCTCGTAGAGCTGCATCGAGTCGGCGTTGATGACCTCACCGTCGAGCCGGAGCGCCAGCTCGACGCCCAGGTCGGACTTGCCCGCCGCGGTCGGGCCGACCACGGCCAGCACGGGGACGCGCGCCATCGGCGGTTCGGACATGAGACGAGTCTGTCAGGAGCCGGGGACTGCTCGCGCCGGACCGGACCGGTACGGCCTGCCGTCCGGCGGCGTCCGGGCACGGTGGACGCCGGTCCGGTCGCGCCGGAGCGCCCGTGCAACGAGGCGGAACGGCACGGACGCTCCGCGGGAAGGCGGGCGGACCGGACCGGCCGGTTCAGCATGCCAGAGCGCGGGGCCGCCCGCTAAACCGGGTTCTCCACGGAGTTGAGGTAGGGGACGTCGGCGATCGGCGGGGTGTCGGCCGACGTGCCCGGGATCTGGCCCGGCGGCCCGTCCGGGTACGGCGGGCCGTCGTCCTCCTCGGCGCCGCCGCCGCCCGAGCCGCCCTTGCCGCCGCCTCCGGACGATCCGCCGCCCGAGTCGGTCTTCGACGACGACCGGCCGCCGGTACCGGTCTCGCCGCCCGCGCCTCCGGAGCCGCCGCCCGCTCCCCCGCCTCCGGAGCCGCCGCCGATCGGCTCGCCGTCGACCGGCACGTCCGCGCCGCGGTCGCCCTCCGGCGCCTGTTCGGGTCCGGTCGCGCCCTGCTCGTCGCCGGATCCGGCCTGCTGCTCCCGCTGCGCGCCGTTCCCGGCGCCGGCCCCCGGCTCGGCCGGGGCGGTGGCGGCGGGGTTCGATCCGCCCGCGGGCGCCTCCCGCGAGGAGAGCAGGTACACCGCGCCGCCCGAGGCCGAGGCGGCGGCGACCGCGATGGCCGCGCCGATCAGGATCGTGCGGCCGCGCGAGGGTTTGCCGCCGTCCGCGCGGGGCGGCTCACCGGGCCGCTGCGCCGTACCCGGGCCGTACGGGCCGTATCCGGCGGGGGCGCCGCCGGGGCCGGACAGGTATTCGTACGGGCCGGACGGTGGGCCGGACTGCGTGTGAGGTGGCGTGGCAGGCGGAACCGGGCCGCCCGTGTGGGCGCCGTCGTGCCGTCGCATGTGTGAACTCTCCCTGCGGGCGATCGTCCGGAAACCGGGCAGGCTTCCGCAGTCGGTCGCCCACATTAACGACAATCACGGCACGACGCCCCAAGAATCACAAAATGATCACGGCATTCGCGGCGAAATCTCCTTCTCGGACACCGCGCCACAAAGGCCGCGAATCACGCCTGGTACGCCGACCCGGCCGGCCGTGCCGGCCGCGCGGTCAGCCCCGCCGGATCGCGGGCATGCCGAGCAGCACCGGGCTCCGCCCGCCCGCGCCGGACGCCCCGGCGCCGCACGCCGCGCTCTGCCGTGCCTCCCAGGCGTCGCCCGCCCGGGTACGGCGCAGCGCCAGGATGGGCCCGTCGGCGATGAGATGGTGCGGCGCGGCCTGGGTGACCTCGACGGTGACCATGTCCCCGGGGCGGGGACGGCCGTGCCCGCCCGCGGGGGTGAAGTGCACCAGCCGGTTGTCCGGCGCGCGGCCGGTCATGCGGTGCGTCGCGTCGTCCTTGCGGCCCTCGCCCTCGGCGACCAGCACCTCGAGCACCCGGCCCACCTGTGCCTTGTTCTCCGCCCAGGAGATGTCGTTCTGCAGCGCGACCAGCCGCTCGTACCGCTCCTGGACCACCTCGCGCGGTACCTGGTCCGGCATGGTCGCCGCGGGCGTGCCGGGCCGGATCGAGTACTGGAAGGTGTACGCGCCGGCGAACCGGGCCTCCCGCACCACGTCGAGCGTGGCCTGGAAGTCCTCCTCGGTCTCGCCGGGGAAGCCGACGATGATGTCGGTGGTGATCGCCGCGTCCGGGATCGCGGCGCGCACCCGCTCGAGGATGCCGAGGAAGCGCGCGGCGCGGTAGGAGCGGCGCATCGCCCGCAGGATGCGGTCCGAGCCGGACTGCAGCGGCATGTGCAGCGACGGCATGACGTTCGGCGTCTCGGCCATCGCCTCGATCACGTCGTCGGTGAACGCGGCCGGGTGCGGCGAGGTGAACCGCACCCGCTCCAGGCCCTCGATGCCGCCGCACGCGCGCAGCAGCTTGCTGAACGCCTGACGGTCGCCGAACTCCACGCCGTAGGTGTTGACGTTCTGCCCGAGCAGGGTGACCTCGAGCACGCCCTGCTCGACGAGGGCGCGCACCTCGGCGAGCACCTCGCCGGGACGCCGGTCGCGCTCCTTGCCGCGCAGCGACGGCACGATGCAGAACGTGCACGTGTTGTTGCACCCGACCGAGATCGCCACCCACGCGGCGTAGACGGACTCGCGCCGGGTCGGCAGCGTCGAGGGGAAGACCTCCAGCGACTCCTTGATCTCCACCTGCGCCTCGCGCAGCACGCGGGCGCGCTCGAGCAGGACGGGCAGCGAGCCGAGGTTGTGGGTGCCGAAGACCACGTCCACCCACGGGGCCCGCCGGATGATCTCGCCCTGGTCCTTCTGCGCCAGGCAGCCGCCGACGGCGATCTGCATGCCGGGGTGCTTCGCCTTGATCGGCCGCAGGTGGCCGAGGTTGCCGTACAGGCGGTTGTCGGCGTTCTCCCGCACCGCGCAGGTGTTGAACACCACCACGTCGGGCGTCTCACCCTCGGCGGCGGGCAGGTAGCCGGCCTCCTCGAGCAGCCCGGCGAGCCGCTCGGAATCGTGCACGTTCATCTGGCACCCGAAGGTCCGTACCTGGTACGTGCGGGCGCCCTGCTCGGAGACAGTCATCGCACTCACAAGGGTAGGCGTTCGGCGGACCGGCCGTGGCCGGACCGACGAGGGCCGTGCGCGGGCGGCCGGGAGCGGCCCGGCGCCGGTCCGCGGCGGAATTCTCCGCCCGCCCGGCGCTTCGCGCTGGGCGAAAGAGCAGGTGACGCCGC is a window from the Thermopolyspora flexuosa genome containing:
- the miaB gene encoding tRNA (N6-isopentenyl adenosine(37)-C2)-methylthiotransferase MiaB; amino-acid sequence: MTVSEQGARTYQVRTFGCQMNVHDSERLAGLLEEAGYLPAAEGETPDVVVFNTCAVRENADNRLYGNLGHLRPIKAKHPGMQIAVGGCLAQKDQGEIIRRAPWVDVVFGTHNLGSLPVLLERARVLREAQVEIKESLEVFPSTLPTRRESVYAAWVAISVGCNNTCTFCIVPSLRGKERDRRPGEVLAEVRALVEQGVLEVTLLGQNVNTYGVEFGDRQAFSKLLRACGGIEGLERVRFTSPHPAAFTDDVIEAMAETPNVMPSLHMPLQSGSDRILRAMRRSYRAARFLGILERVRAAIPDAAITTDIIVGFPGETEEDFQATLDVVREARFAGAYTFQYSIRPGTPAATMPDQVPREVVQERYERLVALQNDISWAENKAQVGRVLEVLVAEGEGRKDDATHRMTGRAPDNRLVHFTPAGGHGRPRPGDMVTVEVTQAAPHHLIADGPILALRRTRAGDAWEARQSAACGAGASGAGGRSPVLLGMPAIRRG